Genomic DNA from Mycobacterium stomatepiae:
ATCACCGTCGTGTTCCCGTCCGGGCACAAGGGTGCCGACATCCAGCCCGGGCAGCTGTTGCGCATCACCGGCAAGCCCAAGCAGAGTGGCAACCGGCCGATGTCGATGGTCGATCCGATGTACCACATCGTGGAGGACCCGGCGCAGGCCGGCAGGCCCGGGGCGTCGCAGACCAGCACCACCTGAGCATTAACGTGGCGACGGCATGACCGGCGTTCCACGGAAAGGACTGCAGTGAAGCGACTGCTCGCGATTTTGGCATCCCTAGTGAGCCTCGTATTCACCGCCAACGGTTATCGGCCGTTGAGCAAGGGCGGATACGGCTCGGCATTCGCGTTCGCTTATGGCGCATTCGCCTCGGAGCTGCCGCTGCAGATGATCGGGGTTCAAGTCACGGCGCAGGCGGCGCTGTCTCCTCGGCTGCCCGCGCGGACGCGGCGGATCAGCTGGCTGTTCTCGGCGGTGTCGGCGCTGGGGCTGTTGGGGTTACGTCGTTTCGGGCAGCAGGCCAACGAGCCGCTGACGGCCGCGCTCGACGCCGGACTGGGAACCGACCGCCGAACCGAGTCGGGCGACTTGTGGAAACGTCCGGCGCCCGGCGGTGCCACCGCGAAAAGGCCCGGCGCGGCACGCATGTTGCGGATCTATCGTGACTACACACACGACGGCGACATCAGTTACGGGGAATACGGTTCGCGCAACTATCTCGACATCTGGCGACGGCCTGATCTCGACTGCAACGGGCGTGCGCCGGTGTTGCTGCAGATCCCCGGCGGCGCCTGGATGGTGGGAAACAAACGCGGACAAGCACATCCGCTGATGAGCCACTTGGCCGAACTGGGCTGGATTTGCGTGGCGATCAACTACCGGCTCAGCCCGCGTTCCACTTGGCCGGACCAGATCGTCGACGTCAAGCGCGCGATCGCGTGGACGAAGCAGCACATCGCCGAATACGGCGGCGACCCGGACTGGATTGCGATCACCGGAGGTTCGGCCGGCGGGCATCTGACGTCGCTGGCCGCGTTGACCGCCAACGATCCACTCTTTCAGCCGGGCTTCGAAGAAGCCGACACCGGTGTGGATGTGGCGGTGCCGTTTTACGGCGTGTACGACTTCAACGCGACCGGCACCGCGGTACATCCGTTGATGGCGGCGATAGTGGCCAAGAACGTGTTCAAGGTCAGTCGCACGGAGATCGCCGAACCGTTTCGCGCGGCGTCACCGATTGAGTACGTCCGCCCAGACGCCCCACCGTTTTTCGTGCTGCACGGCACCAACGACTCGTTGGTGCCGGTCGAGCAGGCCCGCAGCTTCGTGGCGCGGTTGGGTGAGGTCAGCAGCCAGCCCGTGGTCTATGCCGAGTTGCCTTGGGCGCAGAACGCGTTCGACATTTTCGGCTCGGCCCGCGCGGCGCACGCCGCGGTGTAGCGGGCGTTAGAGGCTGCGCATGCCGATGAACACCAGCACGCACCCGGCCGCGGCCAGCAGGCTGGCGACCTCGACGCGCCGGCGAGACCGGATCCAGATTTGCAGCGCGGCCATCCACGCACGTGTTTGATCGGGTGCCAGCAGACAGGCCAGCAGTGGGATCTCGACGAGTGCGAACGCCACTACGTGGAACATCAGCAGCGCGCTGAACTGCGTCATGGCGGCGGTGCCGGAAGCCACGATCGCGGCCAGCGCCGCCAGATAGTCGACGGACGGCAAGGCGATCCCGAGGCCGGCCACCCCCGCCACCCACAGCGAACGCCCGCGCAGTAGCCGCCGGGAAAACCGGCCCAGGCCGTGATGCTCGTGCAGGTCCGACTTGTCGGTGGGGGTGCGTTTGAACGCGCCGACCTTGTCTCGCAGCGCGACCTGTGCCGTCAGCACGACGGCCACGAGCAGCGCCGAACCGCCAATCAGAATCTGAAGTTTCGGCAAACTTAGCTGCGGAGAACTCAGCAGTCTGCGCTGCAGGCCGAATACGACGGACATGCCCACGGTCATGCCCATCGCGAAGCCGCCGCAAAGGAACGCGAACAACTGCAACATCGGCTTGGGTCGGTTCAGCATCAACACCGTCATGCCGATCCGGAACGGCTCGACGCTCATCGCGAAGGCCATGACCAGAAGGGTGATCCACATGTCAGGATTCGGGTGCCTCGGCGTCCAACAGGGTGACGTACGAGTGCCGCATGGGCGTTACGTTACCGTCTGCCGTGCGGGCCGGCGTGTTGCGCCTCGCTAGGTAGTTACACCCCAATGCAATACACGCGACGTCAGCAGGACGATTCCGAGCGAGACCGTGGCGACAACTGTGAGCCCTATCACAGCCACGACCAGTGGGCGCCATCCGGTGCGGGCGATCTGACGGAAATCGGTGTTGAGCCCGACCCCCGCGAAGGTGAGCACAAACGCCCACTTCGACACGTTCGCCAGGTTTGCGGTTTGCCCTTTCGCCAGCCAGCCCGCGGTCGCGATCGCCGACACCGCCAGGAAGCCCAGCACGAACTTCGGGAACTTCTGCCAGATGAACTCGGCCTTGGCTGATGCGCCGGGGGCGATCTCGTCGGCTTGTCCGCGCGCGGCCCAGTACAGCGCGAAACCGAGCACGACAAACCCGATCAGCGCGTTGCGGGTCGACTTGACCAGCACCGCGATCTTGCCGGCGTGGTCGGAGTACAGGTAGCCGGTGGCGGTGGTTTCGGCGGTGTTGTCCACGGAAAGGCCTGCCCACAGGCCGAATTCGTGGTCGGTGAGCCCGATCGCGTGACCCAGCGGCGGCAACACGAACAGCGACACCGCGCCCAGTGCCAGGATCGCCGCGATGGCGTAGCTGACGTCGGAGTTGCGAGCCCGGATGGCGCCCTTGGCCGCGATGATCGCCGACACCCCGCAAATCGAGGTGCCGATCGCCAGCAGCGAGCCCAGCTTGCCCGACAATCCGAACGCCCGCGCGACGAAGATGATGACGGTTCCCGCGATCGTCATGTCCACCAGAATCTGGACCAGGCTGATCGCGCCGAGCTTGGCGATGTCACCGAGCACGAATCGCGCTCCCAGCACCACGATCCCGACCTTGAGCCAGAACTCGTAGGTCCGCACGCCGGCACGAAATATCCGGTGCAGGCCGATGGTGTTGGTGATCAGCAGCCCAATCACGATGGCCCACAACACGTATTCGATGTCGGGAACTCGTCAGTGTTCGTGTTTGGCCAGCGTGTT
This window encodes:
- a CDS encoding alpha/beta hydrolase produces the protein MKRLLAILASLVSLVFTANGYRPLSKGGYGSAFAFAYGAFASELPLQMIGVQVTAQAALSPRLPARTRRISWLFSAVSALGLLGLRRFGQQANEPLTAALDAGLGTDRRTESGDLWKRPAPGGATAKRPGAARMLRIYRDYTHDGDISYGEYGSRNYLDIWRRPDLDCNGRAPVLLQIPGGAWMVGNKRGQAHPLMSHLAELGWICVAINYRLSPRSTWPDQIVDVKRAIAWTKQHIAEYGGDPDWIAITGGSAGGHLTSLAALTANDPLFQPGFEEADTGVDVAVPFYGVYDFNATGTAVHPLMAAIVAKNVFKVSRTEIAEPFRAASPIEYVRPDAPPFFVLHGTNDSLVPVEQARSFVARLGEVSSQPVVYAELPWAQNAFDIFGSARAAHAAV
- a CDS encoding GAP family protein → MWITLLVMAFAMSVEPFRIGMTVLMLNRPKPMLQLFAFLCGGFAMGMTVGMSVVFGLQRRLLSSPQLSLPKLQILIGGSALLVAVVLTAQVALRDKVGAFKRTPTDKSDLHEHHGLGRFSRRLLRGRSLWVAGVAGLGIALPSVDYLAALAAIVASGTAAMTQFSALLMFHVVAFALVEIPLLACLLAPDQTRAWMAALQIWIRSRRRVEVASLLAAAGCVLVFIGMRSL